From the Chloroflexus aurantiacus J-10-fl genome, one window contains:
- the atpA gene encoding F0F1 ATP synthase subunit alpha — MTTITEELIARLKQGITSGVDLQPRQVNVGTVIAVGDGVARLSGLDQVVASEIVEFPPKAGRNESIYGIALNLEQDSVAAIILGDDETIEEGDMVTSTGRVISVPVGQGLLGRVVNPLGQPIDGKGPIVYEKTRPIERIAPGVITRKSVDTPVQTGIIAIDALIPIGRGQRELIIGDRQTGKTAVAIDTILNQKGQGMVCIYVAIGQRRAQVAQVVGTLERFGAMEYTIVVSATASESAALQYIAPYAGCAMGEEIMENGVMLNGQLVKDALIVYDDLSKHAVAYRQVSLLLRRPPGREAYPGDVFYLHSRLLERAARLNEEYGGGSLTALPVIETQANDVSAYIPTNVISITDGQIYLESDLFNAGQRPALNVGISVSRVGGAAQTRAMRAVAGKLKGELAQFRDLAAFAQFASDLDATTKAQIERGQRLQELLKQPQYQPLPVEDQVAVLYAATNNYLDDVPVPLITKWRDDFLAFLRTAHPEVRKLIYDNRLDRKFPTPEVKEALEAAIKEFKATSNYS, encoded by the coding sequence ATGACGACGATTACTGAGGAATTGATCGCCCGGCTGAAGCAGGGGATCACGAGCGGCGTCGACCTTCAGCCGCGCCAGGTCAATGTCGGTACGGTGATTGCCGTCGGAGACGGCGTCGCGCGGCTGTCCGGCCTTGATCAGGTCGTCGCCTCTGAGATTGTTGAATTTCCCCCGAAAGCCGGTCGCAATGAGTCGATTTACGGTATTGCCCTGAACCTCGAACAGGATAGCGTCGCCGCCATTATCCTTGGTGACGATGAGACGATTGAGGAAGGGGATATGGTTACCTCAACCGGCCGGGTGATTTCGGTGCCGGTTGGGCAGGGGTTGTTGGGACGAGTGGTGAATCCACTTGGGCAACCAATCGATGGTAAGGGGCCAATCGTCTACGAGAAGACCCGCCCCATCGAGCGCATTGCCCCTGGTGTGATTACCCGTAAGTCGGTTGATACACCGGTGCAAACCGGTATCATTGCCATTGACGCGCTGATTCCGATTGGACGCGGTCAGCGTGAGCTGATTATCGGTGACCGCCAGACCGGTAAGACGGCGGTGGCCATTGATACCATCCTCAACCAGAAGGGCCAGGGGATGGTATGTATCTACGTTGCCATTGGTCAGCGCCGGGCACAGGTTGCCCAGGTGGTCGGAACGCTCGAACGATTTGGCGCGATGGAGTACACCATCGTCGTGTCGGCAACCGCCTCCGAGAGCGCTGCGTTGCAGTACATCGCCCCCTACGCCGGTTGTGCGATGGGCGAAGAGATTATGGAAAACGGCGTTATGCTCAATGGGCAACTGGTCAAGGATGCCCTGATCGTCTACGACGACCTGAGCAAGCACGCTGTTGCCTATCGCCAGGTATCTCTCTTGCTCCGCCGCCCACCCGGCCGCGAAGCCTATCCCGGTGATGTCTTCTACCTGCACTCGCGTCTGCTTGAACGCGCCGCTCGTCTGAATGAAGAGTACGGTGGTGGTTCGCTGACCGCGTTGCCGGTCATCGAGACGCAGGCAAACGACGTGTCGGCCTACATTCCGACGAACGTCATCTCGATCACCGACGGCCAGATTTATCTGGAGTCCGACCTGTTCAATGCCGGTCAACGTCCGGCGCTCAACGTCGGTATCTCGGTGTCGCGTGTCGGTGGTGCTGCACAGACCCGGGCAATGCGGGCAGTTGCCGGTAAGCTGAAAGGTGAGCTGGCACAGTTCCGTGACCTGGCTGCATTCGCCCAGTTTGCCAGCGATCTCGATGCGACGACCAAAGCGCAAATCGAGCGCGGTCAGCGTCTGCAAGAATTGCTGAAGCAACCACAGTATCAGCCGCTTCCGGTCGAAGACCAGGTAGCCGTGCTGTACGCAGCAACCAACAACTATCTCGATGATGTACCGGTGCCGTTGATCACCAAGTGGCGCGATGACTTTCTGGCCTTCCTGCGCACCGCTCACCCCGAGGTGCGGAAGCTGATCTACGACAATCGCCTTGATCGCAAGTTCCCGACGCCTGAAGTGAAAGAGGCGCTGGAAGCGGCGATTAAGGAATTTAAGGCAACCAGCAACTATAGCTAG
- the atpH gene encoding ATP synthase F1 subunit delta, whose product MATTIDARALAAPLVEALLTTAAEQIRAAAPRIAGLSASEAAAVLPADLLPQVRNFLLTMAKEGLTGELNAVAAALPGYLETGSRAVDASVTSAIELSAEQKERITRELQQRYGDVHVTYHVDPTLIGGLIIRVGDQVLDNSLRARLSAIQRVLQAS is encoded by the coding sequence ATGGCAACGACCATTGACGCACGAGCGCTGGCTGCGCCGCTGGTAGAGGCGCTCTTAACAACGGCCGCTGAACAGATACGCGCTGCTGCTCCACGCATTGCCGGTCTTTCAGCCAGCGAGGCAGCCGCCGTCTTGCCGGCCGACCTGCTGCCACAGGTGCGCAATTTCTTGCTCACCATGGCTAAAGAGGGGCTGACCGGTGAACTTAATGCGGTGGCCGCTGCTCTGCCGGGGTATCTTGAAACCGGTAGCCGCGCAGTTGATGCCAGTGTCACCAGCGCGATTGAGCTGAGCGCCGAGCAGAAAGAGCGGATTACCCGCGAATTGCAGCAGCGCTACGGCGATGTCCATGTCACATATCATGTCGATCCAACGTTGATTGGTGGTTTGATTATTCGGGTTGGCGATCAGGTGCTTGATAATAGCCTGCGTGCCCGCCTGAGCGCCATTCAGCGTGTGTTACAGGCAAGTTAG
- a CDS encoding F0F1 ATP synthase subunit B — MEALGINPTLFIAQLINFLLLIFILRALLYRPVMNLLNERTRRIEESVRDAEKVREQLANARRDYEAEIARARQEAAKIVAQAQERAKQQEAEIIAQARREAERLKEEARAQAEQERIRMLSEAKSQIADLVTLTASRVLGAELQARGHDALIAESLAALDRRN, encoded by the coding sequence GTGGAAGCATTAGGTATTAATCCGACCCTGTTTATTGCGCAACTGATCAACTTCCTGTTGCTCATCTTCATTCTGCGCGCGCTGCTATACCGGCCGGTGATGAACCTGCTGAATGAGCGCACCCGGCGGATTGAAGAGAGTGTACGGGATGCCGAGAAGGTGCGCGAACAATTGGCAAATGCCAGGCGTGACTACGAGGCAGAAATTGCCCGGGCACGCCAGGAGGCCGCTAAAATCGTGGCCCAGGCGCAGGAGCGAGCCAAGCAGCAGGAGGCTGAGATCATTGCCCAGGCGCGTCGTGAGGCTGAGCGTCTGAAGGAAGAGGCTCGCGCCCAGGCCGAGCAAGAGCGCATTCGGATGTTGAGCGAGGCCAAGAGCCAGATTGCCGATCTGGTTACCTTGACCGCCAGCCGTGTGCTCGGTGCAGAGCTGCAAGCGCGTGGTCACGATGCTCTGATTGCTGAGTCGCTGGCAGCACTGGATCGCCGCAACTAA
- the atpE gene encoding ATP synthase F0 subunit C, which produces MEGLNLVATALAVGLGAIGPGVGIGIIVSGAVQAIGRNPEIENRVVTYMFIGIAFTEALAIFGLVIAFLIGFGVLQ; this is translated from the coding sequence ATGGAGGGTTTGAATCTCGTCGCTACCGCGCTCGCTGTGGGTTTGGGCGCAATTGGGCCAGGTGTCGGCATCGGTATCATTGTATCGGGTGCGGTGCAGGCGATTGGCCGCAATCCTGAGATCGAAAACCGTGTCGTGACGTACATGTTCATCGGTATCGCCTTTACTGAAGCACTGGCAATCTTCGGTTTGGTGATTGCATTCTTGATCGGTTTCGGCGTGTTGCAGTAA
- the atpB gene encoding F0F1 ATP synthase subunit A, producing the protein MSTRTRNILIIVGALIISIASRFFLYTGPPHVEVAAEVIFDGIPGFPITNSFVVAIIIDIFVIALAVAATRNLQMVPRGLQNVMEFILESLYNLFRNINAKYVATAFPLVATIFLFVLFGNWFGLLPGVGSIGVCHEKKEEHAVVDERLALAAPAAPLSSVAAAEGEEIHDTCAAQGKKLVPLFRAPAADLNFTFAIAVISFVFIEYWGFRALGPGYLKKFFNTNGIMSFVGIIEFISELVKPFALAFRLFGNIFAGEVLLVVMAFLVPLLLPLPFYGFEVFVGFIQALIFALLTYAFLNIAVTGHDEEHAH; encoded by the coding sequence TTGTCAACGCGGACTCGAAACATTCTCATTATTGTAGGAGCGCTCATCATTTCGATTGCCAGTCGCTTCTTCCTCTACACCGGCCCACCGCACGTAGAAGTCGCCGCTGAGGTCATTTTCGACGGTATTCCCGGCTTTCCAATCACCAATTCATTCGTTGTTGCGATTATTATTGACATCTTCGTGATCGCTCTGGCTGTGGCTGCTACCCGCAACTTGCAAATGGTGCCACGCGGGTTGCAGAACGTCATGGAGTTCATCCTCGAGTCACTCTACAATCTCTTCCGCAACATTAACGCCAAATATGTTGCCACTGCTTTTCCGCTGGTAGCAACGATCTTCCTCTTCGTGCTCTTCGGCAACTGGTTTGGTTTGCTGCCCGGAGTAGGCTCAATTGGCGTTTGCCACGAGAAGAAAGAAGAGCACGCGGTTGTCGATGAGCGTCTGGCGCTGGCAGCACCGGCTGCTCCGCTGAGCAGTGTTGCAGCCGCCGAGGGTGAGGAGATTCACGATACCTGTGCTGCTCAGGGCAAGAAGCTGGTTCCGCTCTTCCGGGCACCGGCAGCCGATCTCAATTTTACCTTCGCAATTGCTGTTATCTCGTTCGTCTTCATCGAGTACTGGGGCTTCCGGGCGCTTGGCCCAGGGTATTTGAAGAAGTTCTTCAACACAAATGGCATCATGTCGTTTGTCGGGATCATTGAGTTTATCTCAGAGCTAGTCAAGCCCTTCGCGTTGGCCTTCCGTCTTTTCGGCAATATCTTTGCCGGTGAAGTGTTGCTGGTCGTGATGGCATTCCTGGTGCCACTCCTGTTACCACTGCCCTTCTACGGCTTTGAAGTGTTCGTTGGCTTCATCCAGGCGCTGATCTTTGCGCTGTTAACCTATGCGTTCCTGAATATTGCCGTCACCGGCCACGATGAGGAGCACGCACATTGA